Part of the Hemitrygon akajei chromosome 16, sHemAka1.3, whole genome shotgun sequence genome is shown below.
GTAAATAGGGCGATTAAAACGAAAGAACACGAGTGATTAAAAAAGCAAAATCTGAGATGGCAAAAGGCTTGATCGTTGACCTGGGTAGTATATTAAGGTAAGACTGGACCTAATATACCTGTTCCCCTAATGAAAAGGAAACAGTTGATTTGAGTTTTATTTTACCCAAAACAGGAAACTCATTTTATCATTCAACATCTAACATTTTTGGGAAACAAGCCTGAAAGATGATGCTCGGATTACTCCAGAAGGAATTGAGACTCAATGGCCATCTCTTAGTTTATCATCCTATGAATGAGGGATGTAATAAACAATCACAGAAAGGTGGGGCATGAAATTTACAGTATAGCACATCAGGATACATTTCTATCAAGAAATGTTCTTAATAAAAAATTTCAGCACTGCCATTTGTCTAACCAAAAATATAACTGTTCCAAGCTCTGCTCACTTATTTTGTAGTCCAGAAGGCCAAAGATCAATAGAATTAGTAAGGACAATCCTACAGATAATATCAAGGCAAGCCAATGGATACTATCAAATACATTTAATGATTTTAAAGCAGTGACTTACAATTTTGCTTTCAATctaaaaacaaaacaatgaatttatgTCATTCTTACTTTGGCATAGTCTGGCTTCATTGGTGGGTTCTCCTTTAATTCAGGATCAGTGTATTCATTATTTACATAATACCCAACACGAATAAACTCTTGATCTCTATACGTGCATGTGATGAGCACCACAGTCACACCAACTGCATCAGCATCTGGGATAAGACTTGCATTTGGAGCATCAGCCTGGAAAAGCAGAGGGGAACAGAGTTTTATTCAATTCAGAATGTGAAAATGCAGTACAACCCAAGCTCCGTGGTAACTCTTAAGCTGAGCCCATAATGTTGCCAGAACATCCCAGATCACAATATTCCTCCAACCCAAACTCAAATATCACTACCTTTAGAACATAACACCTTGCCATTTCTagtgacagacaggaagcaaaaCAATTCTTAGTTTTCTATTTGAGTAAAGCCCCCAAATACTCAACCACAAACCCTCACATTCTGGCACAAATAGACTAAGTATTCACGGTGACATTCCCTACTTACAATTATTACCTTAAGTGAAGCAAAACCCCTACTTTCTGGCAGAAAATACAACACAAAGCACTCTGGGCCCAAGTGTGACGTGGACATGGCTTCTGTCTAAATTGCTTGGCTTacgttttaaaaaaaatcaaaacttgGGAGAAAATTCTGTATTTAACCAATAGCTACCCATCTTCTGCTATAGCTGGTCACCCCTAAGGGGAAAGCATGGTTGCCTAAAGCACCTCAATTGAACCACCATTTTGAAATCTAAACATTACACATTAACAGCACAAGGTCAGAATCCCCCTATGCATTCATTCACTGCCTCTATCAGcaatcaagttcaagttgaaaTGGGACTGCCCAACTCCAGATAAAGTACCTCCGGGGACTGGAATTAGAATTTATACTGGAAAGGGTGCATAGGGCAGTTCTATTGAATAATGTAGGACACCATAAAAATTGAAAATATAAAAACATTGAAAGTCAGACACTCAGAATTAAAGTTGATACTAATTGATCAGTACAACAATTCTCTAAACTATCCCATATTTCTGAAGTTCAACTAAGATTTCTAACAGATTAGAACTTCAAAGCCTACGGTGCTGGAGAAAAACACTAAAAGGCATAGATGAAGCAATCTGCATATTCAACTTGTGCAATGGGAATTCTAAGTCAGTGATGGACATTTGAAATTGCTTGCAAGATTCAACCTGCTGTGTAAAGTACTGTACAAATTTCACCTAACTATTCAAAGTGGCATTAAGGATTATTGTTACTTTTCAGATATAAAGAACCCAAGGATAATATTAACAAAGAAATCCGCATTTGAAATACCGAGTCCCTAGTTTAAgcaatgaatcccttcccaggaGCCTGTAAACAGATTTCTCTGCAAATCAAAAACTTTTCTATGCTGATCACATCATAGCCACACACACAATTTCTCTCCTCCATTAAAAGGAACCCATACGAACATAATACACTGTATCCAGCCACCAACTTGAGACATTACCAGCTGGAAAACAGTTTTAAGAATTGAGGGATTTGTGCAAAGTCAGCTTACAAAAGTCAAACCATTCAGAACCCAAGGAGcctcatatatatatattcattcaTATTCTGCATACATCATGAGGTACAGAGACAAGTCATTAATGTCCAAAGGGTACAAAGAGACATGGGCAGATGTTTCTATTAGTGGGGAAATCTCATACAAGGAGATAGTTACAAAGCCAAGGCAGTTGTGAAAATTTAATATGTTGCAGAGAATTTGAAGTGTTCCAAGAGGAATCAGTTTACTCAGCTAAGCAGAGTAAAGGAACAAAGTCACTACCATTCAAAAAAAAGGTTCAAATTTTATAACTTTAACTTTCAATTAAACACCAGGCAAATAATTTCATGCTCACAGCAACAGATGAAAGTATATTAAACACAGCAAAACACTAAATTGGAAATTGACAACACTGGAAGCACTTTTTAGATGTAGCTCATGAATAAATGTTCTGTCAGAAACTTTTTGAAATGATACTAGTTAAAGGAAGAGCCAAATCTGCAACTCCTAACACAACTACTGCTGGCTATTACAGAAGACAGAAGCAGAGTAATAAAAATCATGTCTGATAATTTGTGAAACAGAATTGAATTAATGTCCCCCAATAACAATGGGGAAAAAGTTCAAATATAGAATATGCTGGAAATACTTGGGCCCTCAACAGCAttgagagggagaaacagttAATAATTCGCATCATTCCCTTCATTTGACGTTACCACAGTGTTATTTTTCTGGCAGTCCTAGAAATACCAATATCCATCAGTTTAAGTAACATATACACAGTAAGCAACACCAGTAGTCCGCAATAAAACTTTGGTAAATGCATCTAAATCAAAACCAATCCCCACAGGCCAAACAGATCACAATAGCCACACCACTAATGTAAGTAAAGGAATATTTCAGACGCAAACTCTAAACGAAACAGTTAGGCGCTACGAACACGGAACATTGCTCAAAGCCAGGGTACGCTGATGCACTCAGCATTTTGTGCTGACGGGCCTGGATCACACAGTACCTGAAACACAAACATATGACGTCCGGCCGGGACGGGTCCCACCAGCACCGAGTCCAGCACCTGGTCGTGCTCCTCGCTCTCCGCAGAGCCCACGTATATGATTTTCCACTCCAGATCTAAACAGAAAAGTATTTACAATAAAGTGAGCCGCGGGGCCGAGGGCGCGCGCCGGAGCCGCTGACGGCTCCATTGACAAAAACGGAATCTGCGCCAATCAGAGGCGGCGGAGCGGCCGGCGCGCGCCTGTCCTCACCGTCCGGCAGGTCCTCGATGCACTCGAAGGTGATCTCGAACTGGAAGGGGTTGTTGAAGGGAGACGGGTTGTCCAGCACCACCACGTTCAGCACCTGCACTTTGGCCATAGCGAacgggggggaggagggggaaagaAAAGAACTGAGAAGCGTGTGCCTAACGCAGCCTGGCTACCCGGGGTCCCTGCGATCCGCCGCCCGGTCCCCTCCTCTTCCAGAGGACAGTCTCCACCTTCCTTTCGCCCGCCGCCGCTCTCACATTGCGCGCCTCCCGCCAACCTCATCTATTTATAGCGCAGCCGCTCTCGCGAGAATACAGCACCAACGATTTCCCCTTTCGATAAACTTTATTCGTAAACCGTTCTCAGCGTCGCCTGTTTGTCCAATCAGCGGCGGGGCCACTGGCGGGAAAACCCCGTTCGAACACCACCGGAGCGAATAAATAACGGGTGACAGAGGGGTTTAATGGGGGTCTGAGGACAGGGAGGGTGATGGAGGATGGGAGTGGATGAGGGAACATCAGAGCGAACAAACTAGGGGTGACAGAGGGACTTTCTGAGGGAACTGGGAGTTCAGAGCATGGTCTGAGGACGAGGTGGGTGATGGATGAGGGGAAGGGAGGCGGGGAGGGGGTGGATGAGGGGAAGGGAGGCGGGGAGGGGGTGGATGAGGGGAAGGGAGGCGGGGAGGGGGTGGATGAGGGGAAGGTGGGCGGGCAGGGGGTGGAAGTTGGCTGGGAGGGAGGGAAGTAGGatgtggggaaggggttgggtgaGGGTGGGAAGTTGATGAGGGAGGGTGTGGGAAGGAGataggtggtgggtgtgtggatgaTTGGATGGGAAGGAGGGGAAATGATGTGGAGTTTGGGAGCGAGGGGGTGCGGGTGAGTAGTTcttaaataaatatataagtttACTATGCCTTTAGTCCTTTCCAAAGTATAATTCTAAAAGCTCTGGAATCTTCTTTGTTCTGCATTATTTGAAAAAGTGCTTTCTCATTGGTTAATGGTACTGCAGTATTTGAACAATTGCTTTCTAACTGGTTAATTCTTACCGataaatttgaatggaattgCCCTTTATCTCTAtggatataaaatagttaaacacCAAGCAGCACCATCTTAATTTTCTTAGTTCTATATTTTTCGAGATACggtacagaataggccctttggagtatgctgcccagcaacccccaatttaaccctatcctaatcacaggacaattaacaatgaccaattaacctatcaacacatacgtctttggactgtgggaggaaaccagaggaaccagaggtagtcacggggagaatacacaaactccctacaagcggTGGTGGGAATTGGTatagtaaagcattgtgctaaccacagtGTACTGTGCCACCTAATCTTAACTTTCTTGATCACTCTCTATTGAAATTTCCTCCGTTCTATCAACTCttaataaaatgatcatgaagCAACAAGATTTGTCCCTCATTCCTGGCTTCTAAAAGAATCTTGGTtccaaaacatcagaatccaacacaTATATGCTCGATTCTGGGGGCAGCAGTACTGGTTTCATTTCCTTCACTTGTAGCAACTGTTGCACCTTACAGTTGTGTATATTTTAATACCATTTACGAAAATACTGGTGACTTATTTGAGTGCTTGTTGTGCATTTTCTGAATTATAGACTGAGTGACGATTGGCGGTGAGGGAGTCACCTCCAAAAATCAAAGGAGAAggattggagggggggggggggggaagctgacCAAGGAATACTCAGTCTTAAGGGATGGGATTTGCCCTCTCAAGAGAGTTTAGACAGTCCAGGTTTGTATTTTCTGGAGTCTGTGGGGAATTCACACAGAAGCTGAGGTTAGCACTTAGATCAGCGATGATCACATTCAATGTTAGGGCAAGCTTGTGGGGCCTGGTAGTCAATTCCTGCTTCTGTTTTCTTGGATGTGGACAGCCTGCCAGCAACAGAATGACTCTGAATTATACAAGGAAAAAGTGCACATTAGGAGCTGCTTAAGCCCCTGGAAAAACACGTACAGGTCCCTGTTTTAAAGTCTCATCTGAAGGAATGCCTTATTACAACTTTTCATTCAGTTGACATTGTCGATTATGTGCTCATTAAAATTTGAAATTTAGAAATCACCAACAAGGAGGAAACTAAGAAACCCAGTTAAATCAAGCACACCTGGGATATTGATTCTGAATTAATAGATCTGGACTACTAGAAGCTATTATTTCTGCAGCGCAATCTTAATTTGCATTTTTTGGATTCCTAGGTGAGCACAGGGACCAGTGAATCAGGAGGGGGAGGGACGGTGGTGAAAGAAGCTCAGAAGCTCGGTCCCCAGTGAGTGGCAAATATCTGGTACGTATCAGAATTTCTGAAGAGTCAAATGGTGGGTTATCTGAGTTTTACTGTATGATGCAGGCGAGTTAAATAGGCAGAAGCCATTTACACAATGCAGGAGACCCTGTGTTATGGCTGTTCAGGTTGTGGAAATTTCCCCTTAAGGAGTTCGTAAATCACCACCCAAGAATCTGAGGTGCAGAATAACATTTGGTCTTATTGAATTTGTGTGTGAAATACATTAAAGCAAAATGCAAATGGAACAAATTTTGCCTGCTTTTATTTTTGGCATCTGCATGTCGTGGGGCAATAAGATTTGGGTATGTCGATTGGGTTTGCAGTCACAGCTGGGTCAGTCCTCTGCCATACTCCATCCAATCCGAGGACATGTAAACCGCTGCCTTACTGCAGTGATGCCAGTTTCTTCACCTACAGTATGAGGGGCATATTTGGTGCATTGTATCGTAGAGAGTGCACAGTAGCCAGTGCCAGGTCCTTAAAGTAACCCCTTTCACTACTTCCTTCCAATTGGAGCATCTGAGGAGTCCATTTTTAGAAAAAGTGGCTTCTCCCCCCCACAATATTTGGAGACTGTGctgcatctcctctatttccaTTTTTTTAATCCCCTTCCCCTCAGATGGAACAGCTGTTGTTCCCCCTCTGTCCCGTTTCTCTGTCCAGACCTACCCAGTTCCTCTTATTCCCGAGTCTCATTTTCTTGTCAGATTCCAACATCGGCAGTCCTTTGTCGCCTCCGCccttcccctcccagtttctGTTACTATTTCCATTCTTGCCTCCTCtatctgcctatcatctctccACACAAGCGTCCACCCATCACATGCCTGCCtttgctccaccccttcccttcACTTCCTTATACTGAAACATAGAGGGTGACAATAGTGTAAAGggtgaaggatctcgacccaaaatgttgactgtccattttgcTCCTCAGTCCACCCAATATCTTGTTTGTTGCCACACTTTCTAGCATCAGCAGGTTGCTGTGTCTTCACCAATTAGCCACATTTTAACCCCATTACCTGCTGAACTCCAACTCCACTTTTCTCCATTGAACCCGTCGTGGAATCTTGTCCCTTTCCCTGATATTCTCACTTCTTAAACTCTTCCCTGATCTACGAGGCTTTCAGAGAAGAGGTGGGGCATGCAGCAGTGACTCATGGAGATGCAGGGTTTCGTTTGGACATCAACCATTCCTTTCCGCCAACAAATGTTGCGTTCTTCCCACAGTATTCTGTTGCCgatagggacttgggagtgcttttctaggattccctaaaggttaatttgcaggctgagtctgtggtgaggaaggcaaatgcaatgttagcattcatttcaagaggactggtgAATATTATGAGCTGAATCGGGCCCCTTAGAAAGAACATA
Proteins encoded:
- the LOC140740208 gene encoding histone chaperone asf1b-like, with translation MAKVQVLNVVVLDNPSPFNNPFQFEITFECIEDLPDDLEWKIIYVGSAESEEHDQVLDSVLVGPVPAGRHMFVFQADAPNASLIPDADAVGVTVVLITCTYRDQEFIRVGYYVNNEYTDPELKENPPMKPDYAKLQRNILASNPRVTRFHINWEGVSEKMEDIENVDPSSNAMLPPSCTPLKGLGAGSGLSIVPENSMDCM